The Denticeps clupeoides chromosome 5, fDenClu1.1, whole genome shotgun sequence genome includes a region encoding these proteins:
- the obi1 gene encoding RING finger protein 219: MEGNFSHFVSPAAQAGGGTMAQSFQSVTLSLTLPISCQICLGKVRQPVICCNNHVFCAACIEVWLKKAGQCPTCRVPITPENPCREIIGATHESESADSHSVKKRLRKTRGELLLREYEDEIETLLKENEYLRNKNLALETELKTVLDPSTVSVSRSEDRSVDLVELEEAANKLRVANDLYKEVKEDLEKLREANKMLRAQNMDLVQENMRLKAEVESRSPQKFGRYTVAALEAKIHQHERHMAHLKRALERSDKYIEELEAQIPEGKRGQRDQKDDRRPEDAQSATSISGENETNCPGHERITTMRRSLSEMEEASVHTNFNTMSCGFLGNQGLLLTTSERLQTSNSEFGEAASPQKVAGEQKRSAQVPFSPTTPSTALKNLRLKSPKACSEKKVGFRPLSYLRRLSFDDCQTSADQIPSTSGSKAAALQDSKRTISKEPRDFVFRSSLFGHLNGNSEEHKWSVGASGSAVTFDPKGDIMDTFQASSEACMDAAFQDKISELDSMISEVEGATGSALPHISDLAPPSLEDPGSLLPDSGAQGECSVTRDLQPVAGAQGSGPTTASAAFVGEGSLSPAGHAERVETQCFKRKNSTSVAIASPSKLSKLK, encoded by the exons ATGGAGGGAAATTTCTCCCACTTCGTCTCACCGGCGGCGCAGGCGGGCGGCGGGACAATGGCGCAGAGTTTCCAAAGCGTCACACTTTCCCTGACCCTGCCCATATCGTGCCAAATATGCCTCGGAAAG GTTCGCCAGCCGGTCATCTGTTGCAACAACCATGTCTTCTGCGCAGCCTGCATAGAGGTGTGGCTGAAGAAGGCCGGCCAGTGCCCGACCTGCCGCGTCCCCATCACTCCAGAGAACCCATGCAGGGAGATCATTG gggCTACACATGAAAGTGAGTCTGCTGACAGCCATTCTGTGAAGAAACGACTGAGGAAAACTAGAGGCGAGCTCCTACTCAGGGAGTATGAG GATGAAATCGAGACCctccttaaagaaaatgaataTCTGCGAAACAAGAACCTTGCCTTGGAGACGGAACTTAAAACTGTCCTGGATCCCAGCACTGTATCGGTGTCCCGTAGCGAGGACAGAAGCGTTGACCTTGTTGAACTGGAGGAGGCGGCCAATAAGCTCAGAGTGGCTAACGATCTCTACAAGGAGGTAAAAGAGGACCTGGAGAAGCTCAGAGAG GCAAACAAAATGCTGCGAGCCCAGAATATGGACCTGGTCCAGGAAAACATGCGCCTGAAAGCTGAGGTTGAGAGCAGGTCTCCTCAGAA GTTTGGCAGGTATACTGTGGCAGCTCTGGAGGCGAAGATCCACCAGCATGAGCGCCATATGGCCCATCTGAAGAGGGCGCTAGAGCGAAGTGACAAGTACATTGAGGAGTTGGAGGCCCAAATCCCAGAGGGTAAGAGGGGGCAACGTGACCAGAAAGACGACCGCCGCCCCGAAGATGCCCAGTCCGCAACCTCCATCTCTGGGGAAAACGAGACCAACTGTCCCGGCCACGAACGGATCACCACCATGAGGAGGAGTCTCAGCGAAATGGAGGAGGCCTCAGTCCACACCAACTTCAACACAATGTCCTGTGGCTTCCTGGGTAACCAAGGACTCCTGTTGACCACGTCAGAAAGACTTCAGACTTCCAACAGTGAATTTGGAGAAGCTGCATCTCCCCAAAAGGTGGCTGGAGAGCAAAAGAGGTCCGCTCAGGTCCCTTTCAGCCCTACCACCCCCTCCACAGCCTTGAAGAACCTAAGGCTTAAAAGCCCTAAGGCATGCAGCGAGAAGAAAGTGGGATTCAGGCCCCTCTCATACCTTCGCAGGCTCAGTTTTGATGACTGTCAGACCAGCGCTGACCAAATCCCCTCCACGTCAGGTTCCAAGGCTGCTGCTCTGCAGGACTCTAAAAGGACAATTTCTAAAGAACCAAGGGACTTTGTGTTTAGGTCCTCTCTATTCGGTCATCTAAATGGAAACTCTGAAGAACACAAGTGGAGCGTAGGAGCAAGCGGCAGCGCTGTAACATTCGACCCCAAAGGCGATATAATGGACACTTTCCAGGCATCCAGTGAAGCCTGCATGGACGCTGCTTTTCAAGACAAGATCTCGGAGCTGGACTCCATGATTTCAGAGGTCGAAGGAGCCACTGGGTCTGCTCTTCCTCACATCTCAGATCTGGCACCACCTTCACTGGAGGACCCTGGCAGTCTGCTTCCTGACTCTGGTGCCCAGGGCGAGTGCAGTGTTACCAGGGACCTGCAGC